AAAAACCTGAGCAATGTTTTCATATTTTTGTTAACTATGCACAAATATCCCTTTTTGTTTATCACAATATCTCACAATGGTCAATTAGAATTCAAGTAATTAATATgaaatattaaaaaaagaacAGTACAGTTTTTACTGTATTTCAGATTTCAGAAAGGTTACAGGGGGAATAATTGCACTTTGTTAATTCTCATCTTGCACTTGCGTTCCCTGCATAATCTGCTCTACTAGGAGAAAACAGGCTCTTTCAGGCTGCTACTGTTAATCACAATGAATCATTTTGTTTCACCCTTCCTATTAACAATCACCAGCTGTTTCTCTTGCTGTTGTTCTCTGAATGGTTGGACTCCTTCATGTTCTTCGCTTCTTGGAGGAACATTTCTGCCTTCCTCAGCTTCTCCATGGCCCTGGCCAGCAGCTCCTCAGGGGAGCCCTTCTCTAAGCCGTCCCCCACCGGCACGGCAGAGCTCTGCCCACCCGTGGGACTCTGTTGGGAGGTGAGAGTGGCCAGGAGATCCCCTGTGTTTTTAAGCTTCAGGTCCACTTCACTCTCAAGGTCCATTACGTGGGGATGAAGATCACTGGTCGTGTCAGAGCCTGAGGACTCAGACAGCAGATCCCCCAGAGAGGCTGACCTGGCTGAAGGTTTAAGGGGAATCGGTGGGCGAGAGGATTGATTGATCCGCACATTGAGAAAGGTTGAATGGACCTTCGTAGAGCTGACCTGGGGCCCTGCAGGGGCCCGAGCAGTGTTTGTCATGGGGGGGTCTGTGTCCATACTCTGTCCAAGACTATCGGGGGGTTCGTTATCATCCTCGCTCACATGGATCATGTCCAGTGCGGCTTGGCTGCCCCTCAGAGAAGCTGTGGAGCAGACCGTGGTGTCTCCAGCCTCTGACCCCTCACCATCATCGTCCGAGTGCTGACCACTGTCAACAGacttctcctcctcacactctctcttctccagggaCCTGTGGCATGGGGccgggctggagctggggctgtcAGGTCCTGGGTCGGCCAGGCAGAGCACCACCACTGGGACTTCAGTCTTGGGGTCCACTGGGAGTTTCAGGTCCCTCTCTGGTTCGTCTGGCTTGCTGACTGTGTGGTCTGGAGTTGAAATGGTAGGTGGTGGATTTGGCTCCTTTTCAGGTAGAATGGTAATCTTCTTAGCTTCACCTGGAGGTTGAGGGTCACAGGGTTCAACCTGAGGTTTAGGAGGAGGGATTTTGATAGGCTTCTTCTTAAAAGGGGTGGGTGGACAAGGGCTCTTTTTGATTGGTTCTGGTGTGGACATTGATGGTGTTGCTGCTTTGAGTTGAGACACCTTAGGCTCTTCCTCAGGATCAATAGGGACCTCACTACATGGGGCAGAAACATTTTCTTCAGGTGCATGTTGCGGGGTTTCTTTTTCTGTGCTGGTAACTAACGGTTCATCTCTGACCTCAGAGGAAGTTGGGACCTCCTTAGGAGAAGACGTGGAGGACTCCACTTTAGTCACTGACTCAGTTAAGATAGTTTGTTTAATGTCAGAGGAAGTGGTCTCAGATGTATCTTGTTCTTCTTCCTGGCCTTCATCTTTGACACCTTCTGACTCTAAATGTGTGGTCTCTGAGGTGGAGATGGGCTTAGTGGGCTTCTTGTCTTTGGAAGGTGGGGTGGGAGGCTTGGGGTTCTGACTGGACTGAGGGGACACGGCCAGGTTGTCAGTTGAGCTGCAGTGGGGTTTGTTTGGAGGTGTGGCTGGTTGTCCAGTCTCGACTCCAGCCTCCGGGCTCTTCTCCAGGTCATCGTCAGGGAAGTCCTCCTGGGAGACCTTGCCCTCTGCTGAAACAGCGGGTTTGGACTCTTTTGACGGGGGCATGGGAGGCTTGAGGACCTTTAAatcaaaacaaatcaaattCACATTACACGTCTATCCCAACCAAGTGTGGAGGTATGGAAATCAGGCATGGAAGGTTAACTTACGACTTTCTCCTCAGAGCTGGTGTTGTCAGGGTCTTCGCTCTCTGCTGCAGCTGGGAGCTTGGCCTCTTTACTGGGGGGCATGGGGGGCTTCAAAACCTTCTTCTGAGGGCTGGGTTCTTCTGTCTGTGGAACCTCCTggggttcctcctcctccagggcctccaACAAGGGCTTCAACACCTCTTTAGGGGAGTCAGTGGTTTCTACGTTGACATAGAGGGTGCCGTTGGGTGTGCTGCTGTCTGTAATGTCCAGGTCCAGTCTTAGCATGCCCTCTGGGGAAACGTTGGCCACctaggggaggaaagaggaagttGTTCTCAACAGTTGATCTGAACATTATTGTATGCCTTCTTATTGAAGGAACTGATGCCGACTTTGttaacacacaaagacacacacacccacacaaacactaccTCTTTCATATGTATCCTGGTAGGAGGCCTCCTGTTGCGGTTGCCCTTGGGTCTTGTGCGTGTCACATGATCTAAATTACTGCTCTCATCTATCTTTACCTGGGGAACAcaataagaaaaaaatataCCAGAAACGAAAACATATACTTGTGTGAGGGGGCATACAGTACAATGAGTCTCACAACCACTCCTTTACCTCATCGAAGACCTTGTTCTTGGCTCTGTTGATGCCGTCACTCAAAGCTTTGATCcacgcctccttctcctcaaggTTAGCAGCCTGGAACTTTACATCATTCACCTGGAGGGCAGAAGAACACATTACAAACTAACAGAAAGAGTCAACTGCACCATGACAAATTTTTGCTCAGCTATGTACATAAAATTTCAGTTTAATACACTATAATGACCATTTAAATAACTGACATTTTGAGTTCAAAACAACCCATGTTTTTCCTGACATCGAAGTTGGACAGTATACTTTCTGCCATATTGAACTGTGGCACAGCTGAGCTTCAAACTCTCACTGTGACAGTTCAAGTACATATAATGGTTGAACTGCCTGAGGAAAATCTTTGTGCATTTGGCATACCTTTCACTGAGGCAGAGCCAGAACTTAACAGGGTTACCCAGGAGAACTCCCAGGGGCAGCCAAGAAGCTCTTAACATC
The window above is part of the Osmerus mordax isolate fOsmMor3 chromosome 13, fOsmMor3.pri, whole genome shotgun sequence genome. Proteins encoded here:
- the plekho2 gene encoding pleckstrin homology domain-containing family O member 2; its protein translation is MEDSVKESPAKPKEAQLLGKAGWVKKASGRFLVSYKDRYVQVERTQVLMYEKEDLQNCLEKVDLANYDKCHEMKSAFKKKNRLVLIRSPKSVNKVNDVKFQAANLEEKEAWIKALSDGINRAKNKVFDEVKIDESSNLDHVTRTRPKGNRNRRPPTRIHMKEVANVSPEGMLRLDLDITDSSTPNGTLYVNVETTDSPKEVLKPLLEALEEEEPQEVPQTEEPSPQKKVLKPPMPPSKEAKLPAAAESEDPDNTSSEEKVVLKPPMPPSKESKPAVSAEGKVSQEDFPDDDLEKSPEAGVETGQPATPPNKPHCSSTDNLAVSPQSSQNPKPPTPPSKDKKPTKPISTSETTHLESEGVKDEGQEEEQDTSETTSSDIKQTILTESVTKVESSTSSPKEVPTSSEVRDEPLVTSTEKETPQHAPEENVSAPCSEVPIDPEEEPKVSQLKAATPSMSTPEPIKKSPCPPTPFKKKPIKIPPPKPQVEPCDPQPPGEAKKITILPEKEPNPPPTISTPDHTVSKPDEPERDLKLPVDPKTEVPVVVLCLADPGPDSPSSSPAPCHRSLEKRECEEEKSVDSGQHSDDDGEGSEAGDTTVCSTASLRGSQAALDMIHVSEDDNEPPDSLGQSMDTDPPMTNTARAPAGPQVSSTKVHSTFLNVRINQSSRPPIPLKPSARSASLGDLLSESSGSDTTSDLHPHVMDLESEVDLKLKNTGDLLATLTSQQSPTGGQSSAVPVGDGLEKGSPEELLARAMEKLRKAEMFLQEAKNMKESNHSENNSKRNSW